One genomic region from Salvia hispanica cultivar TCC Black 2014 chromosome 2, UniMelb_Shisp_WGS_1.0, whole genome shotgun sequence encodes:
- the LOC125204905 gene encoding huntingtin-interacting protein K produces MEAGDDGVENFVDSKDMQQQSKAFDKLTDRVEDRQLDSTRVQEAMASIYASKEADIQAARLREKELAAVKINAGDVDIIANELELDKKVAERTLREHKGDAVAAIRSLLY; encoded by the exons ATGGAAGCAGGAGACGATGGAGTCGAGAATTTTGTGGATTCCAAAGACATGCAGCAGCAGAGCAAAGCGTTCGATAAACTCACCGACCGAGTCGAGGATCGACAGCTCGACTCAACCAGAGTTCAAGAA GCCATGGCTTCAATCTACGCATCAAAAGAAGCTGATATACAAGCTGCTAGGTTGAG GGAGAAAGAATTGGCAGCCGTTAAAATTAATGCTGGTGATGTCGACATCATTGCCAATGAACTGGAG CTCGACAAAAAGGTTGCAGAAAGAACCTTGCGTGAGCATAAAGGTGATGCTGTTGCTGCCATCAGATCCCTGCTCtactaa
- the LOC125208437 gene encoding transcription factor bHLH148-like — protein sequence MSSSLLSANPALNSGRSSTRRRNKKKIQSHAIAENLSSNDQHQNSPIEWKSETQQQIYSSKLLQALRQVRNGDGSPAPKRVHEAADRALATTAKGRTRWSRAILTNRLKLKFMKKNNIVKRQRKVMTSISTGNSRSQRKSKVKILRLKSKSLPAFQRKVRVLSRLVPGCRKQPMPVVLEEATDYIAALEMQVRAMSALAELLSVSGSSSSH from the exons ATGTCATCATCGCTCCTATCAGCGAATCCAGCGCTAAATTCCGGTAGATCGTCGACGAGGAGACGGAACAAGAAGAAAATCCAAAGCCACGCTATAGCGGAAAATCTCAGCAGCAACGATCAGCACCAAAACTCACCAATCGAATGGAAATCGGAGACGCAGCAGCAAATCTACTCGTCGAAGCTTCTCCAAGCGCTGCGCCAAGTCCGGAACGGCGACGGCTCGCCGGCGCCGAAGCGCGTGCACGAAGCCGCCGACAGAGCCCTAGCCACGACGGCGAAGGGGCGAACGCGATGGAGCAGAGCGATCCTGACCAACCGGCTGAAGCTGAAGTTCATGAAAAAGAATAACATCGTGAAGCGGCAGAGAAAGGTGATGACGTCGATCTCCACCGGCAACAGCCGGTCGCAGAGGAAATCGAAGGTGAAGATTTTGCGGCTCAAATCCAAGTCTCTACCGGCTTTCCAGCGCAAGGTCCGCGTTCTCAGCCGGTTGGTCCCCGGTTGCCGGAAACAGCCGATGCCCGTCGTTTTGGAAGAAGCCACTGATTATATCGCCGCCCTTGAAATGCAG GTGAGAGCGATGAGTGCCTTAGCCGAGCTGCTCTCTGTTTCAGGCTCATCAAGTTCCCACTAA
- the LOC125208315 gene encoding phytochrome B, giving the protein MAASGRKENTSQAQSSGTSHHQSRNFNHNSSLNRGGESMSKAVAQFTADARLHAVFEQSGESGRSFDYSQSVRTTNQSIPEQQITAYLSKMQRGGLIQPFGCMIAVDESDFRVIAYSENAREMLALTPQSVPILEKPEFLTIGTDVRSLFTPSSSVLLERAFGAREITLLNPVWIHSKSSGKPFYAILHRIDVGIVIDLEPARTEDPALSIAGAVQSQKLAVRAISHLQSLPGGDIKILCDTVVESVRELTGYDRVMVYKFHEDEHGEVVAESKRPDLEPYLGLHYPSTDIPQASRFLFKQNRVRMIVDCHATPLKVIQDEALMQPLCLVGSTLRAPHGCHAQYMANMGSIASLTLAVIINGSDEDGGKGRHSMRLWGLVVGHHTSARCIPFPLRYACEFLMQAFGLQLNMELQLASQLSDKRVLRTQTLLCDMLLRDSPTGIITQSPSIMDLVKCDGAALFYKGEYYPLGVTPTEAQIKDIVEWLLAEHGDSTGLSTDSLGDAGYPGAASLGDAVCGMAVAYITSRDYLFWFRSHTAKEIKWGGAKHHPEDKDDNQRMHPRSSFKAFLEVVKSRSLPWDNAEMDAIHSLQLILRDSFRDADGSNSKAVVPAAGGDMEIQEMDELSSVAREMVRLIETATAPIFAVDVEGRVNGWNAKVAELTGLSIEDAMGKSLVHDLVHKESEEVADKLLLNALRGEEDKNIELRLRTFGSEQHDKAVYVIVNACCSKDYTDNIVGVCFVGHDITGQKVVMDKFIHIQGDYKAIVHSPNPLIPPIFASDENTCCSEWNTAMEKLTGWSRGDVLGKMLVGEIFGSCCRLKGPDAMTTFMIVLHNAIGGQDADQFPFSFFNKSGKYVQAMLTANKRLNMDGQIVGAFCFLQIASPELQQALRVQKQQEKKCFSKMKELAYICQEIKNPLSGIRFTNSLLEATDLTEDQKQFLETSAACEKQMLKIMKDVDLENIEDGSLELESVEFVLGSVIDAVVSQVMLLLRERGLQLIRDVPEEVKTLTVCGDQVRVQQVLADFLISMARYAQSPEGWVEIQLRPSLKEVSEGVNIVHIEFRIVCPGEGLPPELVQDMFHSSRWVTQEGLGLSMCRKILKLMKGEVQYIIESERCYFLISLDLPLHRRGLPNAG; this is encoded by the exons ATGGCTGCTTCTGGGAGAAAGGAGAATACTTCACAAGCTCAGTCTTCAGGTACGTCCCATCATCAAAGCCGCAATTTTAACCATAATTCGAGCTTAAACAGGGGAGGGGAATCTATGAGTAAGGCTGTGGCGCAATTCACTGCGGATGCTAGGCTTCATGCGGTTTTCGAGCAATCCGGTGAGTCTGGGAGATCCTTTGATTACTCACAGAGTGTGAGGACTACTAATCAATCTATTCCTGAGCAGCAGATTACTGCTTATTTGTCAAAAATGCAGCGTGGCGGCCTCATTCAGCCTTTTGGTTGTATGATAGCCGTGGACGAGTCTGATTTTAGGGTGATTGCCTACTCTGAGAACGCCCGTGAAATGCTGGCCTTGACTCCGCAGTCGGTCCCGATTCTTGAGAAGCCGGAGTTCTTGACGATTGGGACTGATGTGAGGAGCCTTTTCACACCCTCCAGCTCTGTGCTGTTGGAGAGGGCTTTTGGGGCAAGGGAGATTACTCTGTTGAATCCTGTTTGGATTCATTCCAAGAGCTCCGGGAAGCCATTTTACGCGATTCTGCATAGGATAGATGTAGGGATTGTGATTGATTTAGAGCCTGCAAGGACTGAGGACCCAGCGCTCTCTATTGCTGGTGCAGTCCAGTCGCAGAAGCTGGCCGTGCGAGCCATTTCCCATTTGCAGTCACTTCCTGGTGGCGATATCAAGATTTTGTGTGATACTGTGGTTGAGAGTGTGAGGGAGCTCACTGGGTATGATCGGGTTATGGTATATAAGTTTCACGAGGATGAGCATGGTGAGGTTGTCGCTGAGAGTAAGAGGCCAGATTTGGAGCCGTATCTTGGTTTGCATTATCCTTCTACAGATATACCACAGGCTTCGAGGTTCTTGTTTAAGCAGAATAGAGTGAGGATGATTGTGGACTGTCACGCAACTCCTCTAAAGGTCATTCAGGACGAGGCGCTGATGCAGCCCTTATGTTTGGTTGGTTCGACGCTTAGGGCGCCTCATGGTTGCCATGCCCAGTACATGGCGAATATGGGATCTATTGCCTCGTTGACATTGGCTGTTATCATCAATGGAAGTGATGAAGATGGTGGTAAAGGAAGGCATTCAATGAGGCTGTGGGGCTTGGTTGTTGGGCATCACACATCAGCAAGATGTATTCCTTTCCCACTTCGTTATGCTTGTGAATTCCTGATGCAGGCATTTGGGCTTCAGCTGAATATGGAATTACAACTTGCTTCGCAGTTGTCGGATAAACGTGTTCTAAGGACACAAACACTGTTGTGTGATATGTTGCTGCGTGATTCACCAACTGGTATTATCACACAGAGCCCTAGTATCATGGACCTTGTCAAATGTGATGGAGCTGCTCTCTTCTATAAAGGGGAGTATTACCCCCTTGGAGTAACACCTACTGAAGCACAGATCAAGGATATTGTGGAGTGGTTGTTGGCCGAACATGGGGACTCAACGGGTTTGAGTACAGATAGTCTAGGTGATGCTGGGTATCCTGGGGCAGCCTCTCTAGGTGATGCAGTGTGTGGAATGGCTGTTGCGTACATCACGTCAAGAGATTATTTGTTCTGGTTCCGTTCCCACACTGCAAAAGAGATCAAATGGGGTGGTGCAAAGCATCACCCAGAGGACAAAGATGATAATCAGAGGATGCATCCCCGTTCTTCGTTTAAGGCATTTCTAGAAGTGGTCAAGAGCCGGAGTCTGCCATGGGACAATGCCGAAATGGACGCCATACACTCTCTCCAGCTAATTCTAAGAGATTCATTTAGAGATGCTGATGGAAGCAACTCTAAGGCAGTGGTACCTGCCGCAGGTGGGGACATGGAAATTCAAGAGATGGATGAACTCAGTTCTGTAGCCAGAGAAATGGTCAGGTTGATAGAGACTGCCACTGCTCCCATATTTGCTGTAGATGTTGAAGGCCGCGTTAATGGGTGGAACGCCAAAGTTGCAGAGTTGACGGGTCTTTCCATTGAAGATGCAATGGGAAAATCCTTGGTTCATGATCTTGTCCACAAAGAATCAGAAGAAGTTGCTGACAAGCTCTTGTTAAATGCTCTAAGAG GTGAAGAAGATAAGAATATAGAACTAAGGTTGAGGACATTTGGCAGCGAACAACATGATAAAGCTGTATATGTGATTGTCAACGCTTGCTGCAGCAAGGACTACACAGACAATATAGTTGGTGTATGCTTTGTTGGTCACGACATTACTGGCCAGAAAGTGGTGATGGACAAGTTCATCCACATTCAAGGTGATTACAAAGCAATTGTACACAGTCCCAACCCTCTGATCCCACCTATATTTGCTTCGGATGAGAACACCTGTTGCTCCGAGTGGAACACTGCCATGGAAAAGCTCACTGGATGGAGTAGAGGGGATGTCTTGGGGAAGATGTTAGTTGGGGAGATATTTGGAAGTTGCTGCCGGCTCAAAGGCCCAGATGCTATGACAACGTTCATGATTGTACTGCACAATGCAATTGGAGGCCAGGACGCTGATCAGTTCccgttttcctttttcaacAAAAGTGGGAAATATGTGCAAGCAATGTTGACAGCAAACAAGCGGCTGAATATGGATGGACAGATTGTTGGCGCTTTTTGCTTCCTGCAGATTGCTAGCCCTGAATTGCAGCAGGCTTTGAGAGTCCAAAAGCAACAGGAAAAGAAGTGTTTCTCAAAGATGAAGGAGCTTGCTTACATCTgtcaagaaataaaaaaccCATTAAGTGGCATCCGTTTCACCAACTCACTGTTGGAAGCTACAGACTTGACTGAAGACCAAAAGCAGTTTCTTGAGACCAGTGCTGCTTGTGAGAAGCAGATGTTAAAGATTATGAAGGATGTTGATCTCGAAAACATCGAGGATGG ATCGTTGGAGCTTGAGAGTGTAGAATTTGTGCTTGGGAGTGTAATAGACGCTGTTGTGAGCCAAGTTATGTTGTTGCTGAGAGAAAGAGGTCTGCAATTGATCCGTGATGTACCAGAAGAAGTCAAGACTTTGACAGTCTGTGGCGATCAAGTTAGAGTCCAACAGGTCTTGGCGGATTTTCTGATAAGCATGGCCCGATATGCACAGTCCCCCGAAGGCTGGGTGGAAATTCAACTCAGACCAAGCTTGAAGGAAGTCTCTGAAGGAGTGAACATTGTGCACATAGAGTTCAG GATCGTGTGCCCGGGGGAAGGTCTTCCGCCTGAACTGGTCCAAGACATGTTCCACAGCAGCCGATGGGTGACTCAGGAAGGCCTAGGACTGAGCATGTGCAGGAAAATTCTGAAGCTGATGAAAGGGGAAGTTCAATACATCATTGAATCAGAACGATGCTACTTCCTCATTTCTCTCGATCTGCCCCTGCACCGGAGAGGCTTGCCAAATGCTGGGTGA
- the LOC125203740 gene encoding probable prefoldin subunit 3 produces MSTSAALTDRRGIPAAAFVEDVQIYLSQLNLDVNSALAFLQERLQQYRVVEMKLLAQQRDLQAKIPDIEKCLDVVATLQSKKGTGEDLIADFEVSEGIYSRARIEEAESVCLWLGANVMLDYSCEEATVLLQKNLENAKASLEVLVADLQFLRDQVTITQVTIARVYNWDVHQRRLQQAAATPSES; encoded by the exons ATGTCAACGTCGGCGGCCTTGACGGATAGAAGAGGGATTCCGGCGGCGGCGTTCGTCGAGGATGTGCAGATTTATCTTTCTCAATTGAATCTAGATGTCAACTCCGCCCTCGCATTTTTGCAAGAGAG ACTTCAACAATACAGAGTGGTGGAGATGAAACTTCTTGCTCAGCAGAGGGATCTTCAG GCAAAAATCCCGGACATTGAGAAGTGCTTAGACGTTGTTGCCACTTTGCAATCAAAGAAGGGCACTGGTGAG GACCTTATTGCTGACTTCGAAGTATCTGAAGGCATCTACTCCCGGGCTCGCATTGAGGAGGCCGAATCTGTCTGCCTATGGCTGGGAGCGAATGTGATGCTGGATTATTCTTGTGAAGAG GCAACTGTCCTccttcaaaaaaatttggaaaatgcAAAAGCAAGTTTAGAAGTTCTTGTAGCTGATCTTCAATTCTTAAGGGATCAAGTGACAATTACTCAG GTCACAATTGCTCGTGTGTACAACTGGGACGTACATCAACGTAGACTGCAGCAAGCCGCTGCTACACCCTCAGAGTCCTAA
- the LOC125204904 gene encoding probable serine/threonine-protein kinase DDB_G0282963, with the protein MESGTEQPASSSAPPAEELLKKIHELELGHAHLKHEMSKLITTSTAEIMAADRRQKQRSHSISPQRVPRWRTAAGDGNAVAAWKKGSATFRHASPLQRESHSTDSWTAGGGRGGGGHGPAAVNLTDKQYLNILQSMGQSVHIFDLNFQIIYWNKSAEKLYGYSTTEALGQDAIELLTDPRDSAVASNIVRRVAAGESWTGQIPVKNKRGDRFLAVATNTPFYDDDETLVGVICVSSDSRPFIEAQAVNSELGDSGTGSRSSRARTISGKFGLDHQQPLQVAIASKISNLATKVSNKVKSKMRPSENSDREGGSNDSHHSEHGFPEAMSEHREDAASSGASTPRGDIHPSPFGVFSGGHEENSPGKPSRDSGDEGEGKPGISKILSSKAEAWIAKKGLTWPWKGNEQDGAEPKSGRFGCSWENNQEHELGPQKSAADSLKPENHTAKTNHTANNEAPGSWSSFVNVNSTSSASSCGSTSSSALNKIDMETDCLDYEILWEDLTIGEQIGQGSCGTVYHALWYGSDVAVKVFSKQEYSDDMILAFRQEVSLMKRLRHPNILLFMGAVTSSQCLCIVTEFLPRGSLFRLLQRNSPKLERRRRIQMALDIARGMNYLHHCNPPIIHRDLKSSNLLVDKNWTVKVGDFGLSRLKHETYLTTRTGGKGTPQWMAPEVLRNEPSDEKSDVYSFGVILWELVTHKIPWDNLNSMQVIGAVGFMNQRLEIPSDVEPQWTSLIESCWHSEPQSRPSFQELMEKLKDMQRQCAIQMQAGRAAAAKER; encoded by the exons ATGGAGAGCGGAACCGAGCAACCAGCGTCGTCTTCGGCGCCGCCGGCGGAGGAGCTGCTGAAGAAGATTCATGAATTAGAATTAGGTCACGCGCACTTGAAGCACGAGATGTCGAAGCTGATCACGACTTCCACGGCTGAAATCATGGCGGCTGATCGCCGGCAGAAGCAGAGGTCTCACTCCATTTCGCCGCAGCGGGTGCCGCGGTGGAGGACCGCCGCGGGAGATGGGAATGCGGTGGCGGCGTGGAAGAAGGGCTCCGCCACTTTCCGGCATGCGTCTCCGCTGCAGAGGGAGAGCCATAGCACTGATTCGTGGACGGCTGGCGGCGGCCGTGGCGGCGGAGGCCATGGACCGGCGGCGGTGAATCTCACGGATAAGCAGTATCTGAATATATTGCAGTCGATGGGGCAGTCGGTTCATATATTTGATCTCAATTTCCAGATAATTTACTG GAATAAAAGTGCCGAGAAACTATATGGATACTCGACTACAGAGGCTCTAGGGCAGGATGCGATCGAGCTACTGACAGATCCTCGAGACAGTGCGGTGGCTAGTAACATTGTGCGTCGTGTGGCAGCTGGTGAAAGCTGGACAGGGCAGATTCCGGTTAAAAACAAGAGGGGAGATAGGTTCTTAGCGGTGGCAACGAACACCCCTTtctatgatgatgatgagactTTAGTTGGTGTTATATGTGTATCGAGTGATTCTAGACCATTTATAGAAGCACAGGCGGTAAATTCGGAACTCGGTGATTCGGGAACGGGCTCAAGATCTAGCAGGGCTAGAACCATTTCAGGAAAATTTGGACTTGATCATCAGCAGCCTCTACAAGTAGCGATAgcttcaaaaatatcaaacttG GCTACTAAGGTAAGCAACAAGGTTAAATCGAAAATGAGGCCTTCAGAGAACTCAGATCGTGAAGGTGGGAGTAATGATAGTCATCATTCGGAGCATGGTTTCCCAGAAGCAATGTCCGAACATCGAGAGGATGCAGCTTCAAGTGGAGCTAGTACGCCTAGAGGTGATATACATCCTTCTCCATTTGGTGTGTTCTCTGGTGGTCATGAGGAAAATTCTCCAGGCAAGCCATCTAGAGATTCTGGTGACGAGGGCGAAGGGAAACCAGGAATCTCTAAGATTCTTAGCTCAAAGGCAGAGGCTTGGATTGCTAAGAAAGGTTTAACATGGCCATGGAAAGGAAATGAACAGGACGGGGCAGAACCAAAATCTGGCCGATTTGGCTGCTCATGGGAGAACAACCAAGAACATGAGTTGGGGCCGCAAAAGAGTGCTGCTGACTCATTAAAACCAGAAAACCACACCGCCAAGACCAACCATACAGCTAATAATGAGGCTCCCGGGTCTTGGTCATCTTTTGTTAATGTTAACAGCACAAGCAGCGCTAGTAGCTGTGGAAGTACGAGTAGTAGTGCTCTTAATAAAATCGATATGGAGACTGACTGCTTGGATTATGAAATCTTATGGGAGGACTTGACTATTGGAGAACAAATTGGACAAG GTTCTTGTGGAACTGTATATCATGCTCTGTGGTATGGATCA GATGTTGCTGTCAAAGTATTCTCCAAGCAGGAATATTCGGATGATATGATCTTGGCCTTCCGACAGGAG GTGTCGCTTATGAAAAGACTCCGACATCCAAATATTCTCCTCTTCATGGGCGCAGTTACTTCATCTCAATGCCTTTGCATTGTTACGGAGTTTCTCCCACG TGGAAGTCTGTTCCGGTTGCTACAAAGGAATTCGCCTAAATTGGAGAGGAGGCGGCGTATTCAGATGGCTTTGGACATA GCACGCGGCATGAATTACCTTCATCATTGCAATCCTCCCATTATTCATCGTGATTTGAAGTCTTCAAACCTTCTTGTCGATAAGAACTGGACAGTCAAG GTCGGTGATTTCGGTCTCTCGCGTCTTAAACATGAAACGTATTTGACAACAAGGACGGGAGGGAAAGGCACG CCTCAATGGATGGCTCCCGAAGTTCTTCGTAACGAACCTTCAGATGAGAA GTCCGATGTGTATAGCTTCGGTGTGATACTATGGGAACTTGTCACACACAAGATTCCCTGGGACAACCTCAATTCTATGCAG GTAATTGGAGCTGTGGGCTTCATGAACCAACGCCTCGAGATTCCAAGCGACGTTGAGCCACAGTGGACTTCCCTTATCGAGAGCTGCTGGCATAG CGAACCCCAAAGCCGTCCTTCGTTCcaagaattaatggagaagCTAAAAGATATGCAAAGGCAATGTGCAATTCAGATGCAAGCTGGTCGAGCTGCTGCTGCCAAAGAAAGGTAG
- the LOC125208316 gene encoding ATP-citrate synthase beta chain protein 2 — translation MATGQLFSKTTQALFYNYKQLPIQRMLDFDFLCGRETPSVAGIINPGSEGFQKLFFGQEEIAIPVHTAIEAACAAHPTADVFINFASYRSAAASSMAALKQPTIRVVAIIAEGVPESDTKQLIAYAKANNKVVIGPATVGGIQAGAFKIGDTAGTIDNIIQCKLYRPGSVGFVSKSGGMSNELYNTIARVTDGIYEGIAIGGDVFPGSTLSDHVLRFNNIPQVKMIVVLGELGGRDEYSLVEALKQGKINKPVVAWVSGTCATLFKSEVQFGHAGAKSGGEMESAQAKNQALREAGAAVPTSYEAFEGAIKETFEKLVEEGKTTPVKEITPPQIPEDLNTAIKSGKVRAPTHIISTISDDRGEEPTYAGVPMSSIVEQGLGVGDVISLLWFKRSLPRYCTRFIEICVMLCADHGPCVSGAHNTIVTARAGKDLVSSLVSGLLTIGPRFGGAIDDAARYFKDAYERGLTPYEFVESMKKKGIRVPGIGHRIKRGDNRDKRVELLQLFARTNFPSVKYMEYAVEVETYTLSKANNLVLNVDGAIGSLFLDLLAGSGMFTKQEIDEIVGIGYLNGLFVLARSIGLIGHTFDQKRLKQPLYRHPWEDVLYTK, via the exons ATGGCGACTGGACAACTTTTCTCGAAAACCACCCAAGCTCTGTTTTATAACTACAAGCAGCTCCCGATTCAGCGGAtgcttgattttgatttcctCTGTG GGAGAGAAACACCTTCTGTTGCTGGAATTATTAATCCTGGTTCCGAGGGATTCCAGAAGCTATTTTTTGGTCAGGAGGAAATTGCCATTCCAGTTCACACTGC TATTGAAGCTGCTTGTGCTGCACATCCTACAGCTGATGTCTTCATTAACTTTGCATCATACAGAAG TGCTGCTGCTTCATCTATGGCTGCTCTGAAGCAGCCAACCATTAGAGTTGTGGCTATTATTGCTGAAGGTGTCCCTGAGTCAGACACAAAGCAGCTAATCGCTTATGCTAAAGCCAACAATAAG GTTGTTATTGGTCCTGCTACTGTTGGAGGTATCCAAGCTGGAGCTTTCAAGATAGGTGACACAGCTGGAACAATCGATAACATAATTCAGTGCAAGCTGTACAGGCCCGGATCTGTTGGCTTTGTCTCCAAATCT GGTGGTATGTCTAACGAATTGTACAACACCATTGCTAGGGTCACAGATGGAATCTATGAAG GCATTGCGATCGGTGGAGATGTGTTCCCTGGATCGACACTCTCTGATCATGTCCTGCGCTTTAACAATATCCCTCAG GTTAAAATGATCGTTGTTCTTGGAGAACTTGGTGGACGTGATGAATATTCCTTAGTTGAGGCCCTTAAACAGGGGAAAATCAATAAGCCTGTGGTTGCCTGGGTTAGTGGAACATGTGCTACATTGTTCAAGTCAGAAGTACAATTCGGTCATGCG GGGGCTAAGAGTGGTGGTGAAATGGAGTCTGCACAGGCCAAGAACCAAGCCCTGAGAGAAGCTGGAGCAGCAGTCCCAACCTCTTATGAAGCATTTGAAGGTGCAATTAAGGAAACATTCGAGAAATTG GTTGAGGAAGGCAAAACCACACCAGTCAAGGAGATTACACCCCCTCAAATACCGGAAGATCTCAACACAGCAATCAAAAGTGGAAAAGTTCGGGCTCCAACGCATATTATTTCCACAATCTCTGATGATAGGG GGGAAGAGCCAACCTATGCTGGTGTCCCGATGTCTTCCATTGTCGAACAAGGATTAGGTGTGGGTGATGTCATTTCTTTATTGTGGTTCAAAAGAAGCCTACCTCGTTACTGCACACGTTTTATTGAG ATTTGCGTCATGCTCTGTGCCGACCATGGTCCCTGCGTCTCTGGTGCTCACAACACCATCGTAACTGCCAGGGCTGGAAAAGACCTAGTCTCTAGTCTTGTTTCGG GTTTGTTGACAATTGGTCCGCGATTCGGTGGTGCTATTGATGATGCTGCTCGATACTTCAAGGATGCTTATGAAAGG GGCCTTACACCTTATGAATTTGTCGAAAGCATGAAAAAGAAGGGCATTCGCGTCCCTGGTATCGGCCATAG AATCAAGAGGGGTGACAACAGAGACAAGAGAGTGGAGTTGCTACAGTTGTTTGCACGCACCAACTTCCCATCCGTGAAGTACATGGAGTACGCGGTGGAAGTTGAGACGTACACTCTCTCAAAGGCAAACAATCTAGTCCTCAACGTCGATGGCGCCATTGGTTCCCTATTCCTCGACCTTCTCGCAGGTAGCGGCATGTTCACCAAGCAAGAAATCGACGAAATCGTTGGCATTGGCTACCTCAACGGCCTCTTCGTACTAGCTCGCTCCATTGGTCTCATCGG ACACACGTTCGACCAGAAGAGGCTGAAGCAGCCCCTCTACCGCCACCCGTGGGAAGATGTTCTCTACACCAAGTGA